In Blautia wexlerae DSM 19850, a single window of DNA contains:
- a CDS encoding response regulator transcription factor has translation MRILIAEDEQRTRQGLVRVLQSLGDEYEIVAQASNGKAALEMILEQKPDVVFIDIKMPFMDGLSVIEAARAQGVKTEFVIVSAYADFDFAKQSISLGVTEYLLKPLTRDEAEAVLKKIENKISGKNSYSRRKSRNLRDKYPDAHPMILQALDIIQSGFAGKISQKKLAEDLGLSQEYFSYLFGKNIGENFSTFLREYRIEQAQYMLREEICDQRDVPYQVGFSDSKYFKKVFREVTGKSPSEYLMEIKE, from the coding sequence TTGAGAATTTTAATTGCAGAAGATGAGCAGAGAACCAGACAGGGATTAGTAAGGGTTTTGCAGAGCCTGGGGGATGAGTATGAGATTGTGGCACAGGCATCTAATGGAAAAGCAGCGCTGGAAATGATTCTGGAACAGAAGCCGGATGTGGTTTTTATTGACATTAAGATGCCATTTATGGATGGGCTTTCAGTAATAGAAGCTGCCAGAGCACAGGGAGTTAAGACTGAATTTGTAATTGTAAGTGCATATGCAGACTTTGATTTTGCCAAGCAGTCAATCTCTCTTGGTGTAACAGAGTATCTTTTGAAACCTCTTACAAGAGATGAGGCAGAGGCAGTACTGAAGAAAATTGAGAATAAGATCAGTGGAAAAAACAGTTATTCCCGCAGAAAATCCAGAAATCTGAGAGATAAGTATCCAGATGCGCATCCTATGATCCTGCAGGCTCTTGATATCATACAGAGTGGATTCGCCGGAAAAATAAGCCAGAAGAAACTGGCCGAAGATCTTGGACTGAGCCAGGAATATTTCAGTTATCTTTTTGGGAAAAATATCGGAGAAAATTTCAGTACTTTTCTCAGGGAGTATAGAATTGAACAGGCACAATATATGCTGAGGGAAGAAATCTGTGATCAGAGGGATGTTCCTTATCAGGTAGGATTTTCCGATTCCAAATACTTCAAAAAAGTCTTTCGCGAAGTGACTGGAAAGAGTCCGTCTGAATATCTGATGGAAATAAAAGAGTAA